A single region of the Brassica rapa cultivar Chiifu-401-42 chromosome A03, CAAS_Brap_v3.01, whole genome shotgun sequence genome encodes:
- the LOC103856244 gene encoding uncharacterized protein LOC103856244: MGNYASCALGNTTSSFSSSSSSSKVILPDGEVRHIHAPTKAAELMMEIPSFFLVDAKTLKIGRKLKPLAADDDLETRGCHVYVAFPMTRATSAANASDMARLFLAAKKQQRRRVRTAVKHCHNGRISPEGEDDVKMMSAGSKLMSLVDIDEFSAAEFMHRISNSKSKKPKLETIAEEESVLSGLEIKQLLELDFFNAFFNFRYCSRL; this comes from the coding sequence ATGGGAAACTACGCTTCTTGCGCTCTAGGCAACACAacctcttctttttcttcttcttcttcctcttcaaaaGTGATTCTCCCTGACGGTGAAGTGCGTCACATTCACGCGCCGACTAAAGCGGCTGAGCTTATGATGGAGATCCCGAGCTTTTTTCTCGTCGACGCCAAAACATTAAAGATCGGTCGGAAACTTAAACCGTTAGCCGCCGACGACGATCTCGAAACTAGAGGCTGTCACGTGTACGTCGCTTTTCCTATGACGCGTGCCACGTCAGCAGCAAACGCTTCGGACATGGCTCGGTTGTTTTTAGCCGCCAAGAAACAACAGCGCAGACGAGTCAGAACAGCCGTGAAACACTGTCACAACGGAAGGATTTCGCCGGAGGGAGAGGATGACGTCAAGATGATGTCGGCGGGATCTAAGCTGATGAGTTTAGTAGACATTGATGAGTTTTCTGCGGCGGAGTTTATGCATAGAATCTCGAATTCGAAATCTAAGAAACCGAAGCTGGAAACCATAGCTGAAGAAGAATCTGTCTTAAGCGGACTTGAAATCAAACAATTATTGGAACTTGATTTTTTCAAcgctttttttaattttaggtatTGTTCTCGTTTGTAA